The following nucleotide sequence is from Desulfurobacterium indicum.
AACCTCGTTCTTCACGAAATGAAAAGGAGGGGGTTCAGAGACCTGAATCGGCGATTCATCTTCATATCAGGCGAAAACACTCCGCTTCACAAATTGTCAAAAGAGCTAAACGCTCCATTTTTCCAGATACCGAAAAGTATCGGAGGAAGATTTTCTGTCCTGACACCGGTAGGGCTTGTTCCTTCAGAATTTGTTGACATAGACCCTTACGCTCTGCTTGGCGGTGCGATGGAAACGGTCGAAGAGATAATAAGAGAGCCCCTCCATCCGTCTCTTGTGTCCGTGTTTACCCAATACATTAATTACAAAGATGGAAGGAACATAGCAGTTTTGATGCCTTACTCTGACTCTCTCCGAAAATTTTCTGATTGGTGGGTGCAACTCTGGGCTGAAAGTCTCGGCAAAGACGGAAAAGGGCAGACACCTCTTCCGGCCGTCGGAACTGTTGACCAGCACTCGCTACTCCAGCTTTTCATTGACGGTCCCGACGACAAGTTTTACCAATTTATAAAACTTAAAAGTTACGGCAGTAATTTTGTCCTTCCAGAAAAAACAGAAATTCTCGACTTTATAGGAGGAAAAACCGTCTCCGAAATTGTCCATGCCGAATTTGAAGGAACGGTGGAATCCCTTAAAATGAAAAAACGGCCTATGTGCACGATAGAAATAGACAGAATTACACCTGAGGCCATTGGCGCTCTTTTCATAGTTTTCATGATAAAAACGGCAATAATGGCACATCTTATAGGTGTAAACCCTTACGGGCAACCGGGTGTTGAAATAGGAAAGAAAATAGCAAAAGAAAAATTAGGCGGTAGTTAATGAACACAAGAGAAACTGCCGTAAAAATCCTCTGCAACTTTGAGAAAGACCTGAAACTTAAACCACACTTTGAATCACTGACAAACCATCTAAACTTTAGAGACAGAAGCTTTGTAAGGGAGCTGACTTCCGGTACCGTTAGATTTTTAAAGCTTCTGGACTTTTCAATAGAAAAGGTTTCCGGAAAGAAACAGAAAAAGCAAAAACCCTTTGTAAGAAACGCTCTCCGAATTCTGGCTTACCAGCTTTTTTTCATGTCAGTTCCACCGTATGCAGCATTAAACGAAACGGTAGAAGCGGTGAAAAAATTCAACAAAAAGAGTGCCGGTTTTGTAAATGCTGTCGGTAAGAAACTGATAAAGTTTGACTACAAAAAAGAAATCCAAAACATCCCGAATAAAATCGAACGGATTGCAACACTATTTTCTTTTGAAACATGGATGGTAAAAAGGTGGAAAACCTTTTATCAAGATTACATCGAACTTCTTGAAGGACTGAACAAAACACCATCTCTTTTTTTAAGAATAAACAGGATAAAAACATCGCCAGAAAATTTCGCAAAACTCCTTAAAAAAGCACATGTAGAATTTGAACCACATCCTTTCCTGCCCGACATGTTCAGAATAAAGGGAAAAGTAGAAATAACCTCAATTCCGGGCTACAAAGAGGGATTTTTCTACATTCAAGATCCTGCTTCTTTTCTATCGGCAGTTCTACTAAATCCACAACAAAATGAAAAGATACTTGACATAGCCGCCGCGCCCGGCGGAAAAACGACAGCAATAGGTTCTTTAACAGAAGGAAAAGCCGAAATCACTGCTGTTGACATAGACGAAAAGAGATTAAAGCTTCTAAAAGAAAACGTCCAAAAGGCAGAACTAAAATGTAAAATCCTCCTTGAAGACATAACAAGAGAAACTTCCCTTCCGGAAAACTACTTTGACAGAATACTTCTTGATGCACCGTGCAGCGCAACAGGCGTAATAAGAAGGCACCCGGAAGGAAAGTGGAACAAAAGCATGGAATTAATAAAACACAATCGGAAAATACAGCAAAATCTCCTTAAAAGTGCCTATAAACTCCTGAAATCTGGTGGTCGATTACTTTACAGCGTCTGCAGCCTGGAGAGAGAAGAAGGCGAAGAAAACGTAGAATACGCAATCAATATAGGTTTTAAACCAGCCGATTTTGATATAAAATTTGAAGATGTGGGAGCAAGTTGCGAAAACATGATAAGAGTATTTCCCCACAAAAACAACACAGACGCTTTCTTTTACGCCATATTTACAAAATGAGGAGGGGACATGGCAGAAGTTGAAAGACTAAAATTAAAAAGAGAAGTGATGCTTAAACTTATCAAAGCCCTGATAGACGGTGAAGAGCTTGAAAAAGTCTCCGAAATAGTCAGTATGGATCCGAACCTATCATTAAGACTTCTAAAATTTATTAACTCACCATACTTCGGTTTGAGAAAAGAGATAACCTCCATCGTTCAAGCCGTAGCTTATCTCGGATACCAAAACCTTAAAGATTACATTTTTGTTCT
It contains:
- the rsmB gene encoding 16S rRNA (cytosine(967)-C(5))-methyltransferase RsmB codes for the protein MNTRETAVKILCNFEKDLKLKPHFESLTNHLNFRDRSFVRELTSGTVRFLKLLDFSIEKVSGKKQKKQKPFVRNALRILAYQLFFMSVPPYAALNETVEAVKKFNKKSAGFVNAVGKKLIKFDYKKEIQNIPNKIERIATLFSFETWMVKRWKTFYQDYIELLEGLNKTPSLFLRINRIKTSPENFAKLLKKAHVEFEPHPFLPDMFRIKGKVEITSIPGYKEGFFYIQDPASFLSAVLLNPQQNEKILDIAAAPGGKTTAIGSLTEGKAEITAVDIDEKRLKLLKENVQKAELKCKILLEDITRETSLPENYFDRILLDAPCSATGVIRRHPEGKWNKSMELIKHNRKIQQNLLKSAYKLLKSGGRLLYSVCSLEREEGEENVEYAINIGFKPADFDIKFEDVGASCENMIRVFPHKNNTDAFFYAIFTK